One Dama dama isolate Ldn47 chromosome 18, ASM3311817v1, whole genome shotgun sequence DNA window includes the following coding sequences:
- the LOC133072811 gene encoding mitochondrial fission factor-like, protein MAEISRIQYEMEYTEGISQQMRVPEKLKVAPPNADLEQGFQEGVSNASVIMQVPERIVVAGNNEDIPFSRPADLDLIQSTPFKPLSLKTPPRVLTLSERPLNFLDLERPAPTPQNEEIRAVGRLKRERSMSENAVRQNAQLVKTDSMYGISNIDAMIEGTSEDMTVVDAASLRRQINKLNRRLQLLEEENKEWAKREMVMYSITVAFWLLNSWLWFRR, encoded by the coding sequence ATGGCGGAAATTAGTCGAATTCAGTATGAAATGGAATACACCGAAGGTATTAGTCAGCAAATGAGGGTCCCGGAAAAATTAAAGGTAGCACCACCAAACGCTGACCTGGAGCAAGGATTTCAAGAAGGAGTTTCAAACGCTAGCGTGATCATGCAAGTTCCAGAGAGAATTGTGGTAGCAGGAAATAATGAAGACATTCCATTTTCAAGACCAGCAGATCTTGACCTTATACAGTCAACTCCCTTTAAGCCTCTGTCTCTAAAAACACCACCACGTGTGCTTACACTGAGTGAAAGGCCGCTAAATTTTCTGGATTTAGAAAGACCTGCTCCAACCCCTCAAAACGAAGAAATCCGTGCAGTTGGCAGGCTAAAAAGAGAACGCTCTATGAGTGAAAATGCTGTTCGCCAAAATGCACAGCTGGTCAAAACCGACTCCATGTATGGCATTTCAAATATAGATGCAATGATTGAAGGAACTTCAGAAGACATGACAGTTGTAGATGCAGCTTCATTAAGACGACAGATAAACAAACTAAATAGACGTCTACAACTTCTGGAAGAGGAGAACAAAGAATGGGCTAAAAGAGAAATGGTCATGTATTCAATTACTGTAGCATTCTGGCTGCTTAATAGCTGGCTCTGGTTTCGCCGCTAG